In Labrus mixtus chromosome 3, fLabMix1.1, whole genome shotgun sequence, a single window of DNA contains:
- the hsd17b7 gene encoding 3-keto-steroid reductase, with translation MNKVVLVTGANSGIGLSLCERLLSQDTEGLQLCLACRNMRKAQAACSALLASHPTAQVALLQMDTSSVTSVLNAAQEIKLRYNRLDYLYLNAGIMPNPQFDVKAFFRGLFSSKIIAMFATGEGILTQKDCVTTDGLQDVFATNLFGHFLLIRELEPILCHTGRSSQLIWTSSSNDHKNTKKIFTNTFTLTPYNGAGALFWLYKQRPESLDPQAKYHSLTSGLGNNYTRPSKMDIDLETSAALCEKLFQLESEVRRKLKEGEKRSRRGHSNPAGPAAP, from the exons ATGAATAAGGTGGTTTTAGTGACGGGAGCAAACAG TGGGATTGGCCTGTCGCTGTGTGAGCGTCTCCTTTCACAGGACACAGAGGGTCTCCAGCTGTGTTTGGCGTGCAGGAACATGAGAAAGGCTCAGGCAGCTTGCTCCGCCCTCCTGGCCTCTCACCCTACTGCCCAGGTAGCCCTCCTGCAGATGGACACCAGCAGCGTCACATCCGTTTTAAATGCTGCACAGGAAATCAAACTGAG GTATAACCGGCTGGACTACCTCTACCTGAACGCAGGCATCATGCCAAACCCACAGTTTGATGTGAAAGCTTTCTTCAGAGGCCTCTTCTCCAG CAAGATCATCGCCATGTTTGCCACCGGCGAGGGGATTCTGACACAGAAAGACTGCGTCACCACCGACGGCCTGCAAGACGTGTTTGCAACCAACCTCTTTGGTCACTTCCTGCTT ATCAGGGAGCTGGAGCCAATCCTGTGCCACACCGGCCGGTCCTCGCAGCTGATCTGGACGTCCTCCAGTAACGATCACAAGAATACAAAAAA AATTTTCACCAACACGTTCACCCTGACCCCTTACAATGGAGCCGGAGCCCTG TTCTGGCTTTATAAGCAGAGACCTGAATCCCTCGACCCTCAAGCTAAGTACCACAGCTTAACATCTGGACTCGGTAACAACTACACACGACCGAGTAAG ATGGATATTGATCTGGAAACATCGGCGGCTCTGTGTGAGAAATTATTCCAACTGGAAAGTGAAGTGAGAAGGAAACTAAAGGAAGGAGAAAAACGATCCCGACGTGGTCACAGTAATCCTGCTGGACCTGCAGCACCATGA